A region of Pseudarthrobacter sp. NIBRBAC000502770 DNA encodes the following proteins:
- a CDS encoding 5-formyltetrahydrofolate cyclo-ligase: MLQESNAIKDGIRASHRRRRAGLAPAQLEAAGLALATHGDAWAGSVTEGRPGIACVYLGVGQEPPTLPLINALYRSGHKVLLPVCEPARELSWVFWTPDTGFERSRYAPILEPAGHRHGPETAGDASVLFIPATAVDLAGNRIGQGGGYYDKFLGHLATAGKEIPLSAVIYDDELLPAGSIPAEEFDRPVPAVLSPSGHRPLFGAA; encoded by the coding sequence ATGCTGCAGGAGTCGAACGCCATCAAGGACGGGATCCGGGCCAGTCATCGCCGCAGGCGGGCAGGCCTCGCGCCGGCCCAGCTTGAAGCAGCGGGCCTGGCTCTGGCCACCCACGGGGACGCGTGGGCCGGATCGGTAACGGAGGGCCGCCCTGGCATTGCGTGCGTCTACCTTGGCGTGGGCCAGGAGCCACCCACCCTGCCGCTGATCAACGCCCTGTACCGCAGCGGGCACAAGGTCCTGCTGCCGGTGTGCGAACCCGCACGGGAGCTGAGCTGGGTTTTCTGGACGCCGGACACCGGCTTCGAACGCAGCAGGTATGCCCCCATTTTGGAGCCTGCGGGGCACCGCCATGGCCCCGAAACCGCGGGCGATGCGTCGGTGCTTTTTATTCCGGCCACAGCGGTGGACCTTGCCGGCAACAGGATTGGCCAAGGCGGCGGTTACTACGACAAATTCCTGGGGCACCTGGCCACGGCCGGGAAGGAAATCCCTTTGTCCGCTGTTATCTACGACGATGAATTACTGCCCGCCGGCAGCATCCCAGCAGAGGAGTTCGACAGGCCCGTTCCGGCCGTTCTTTCGCCCTCCGGGCACCGGCCCCTGTTCGGGGCGGCCTGA
- a CDS encoding FmdB family zinc ribbon protein gives MPTYAYACKDCGHAFDIVQSFSDSSLTSCPECQGTLRKKFNSVGVVFKGSGFYRTDSRDSKGSSVSPAPASAPSAPAAAPAAAAPAAAAS, from the coding sequence GTGCCAACATATGCTTACGCCTGCAAGGACTGCGGCCACGCCTTCGACATCGTGCAGTCGTTTTCGGACAGCAGCCTGACATCCTGCCCTGAATGCCAGGGCACGTTGCGCAAGAAGTTCAATAGCGTTGGCGTGGTCTTCAAGGGCTCCGGCTTCTACCGCACGGACTCCCGCGATTCCAAGGGCAGCTCCGTCTCCCCCGCCCCGGCTTCGGCTCCGTCCGCACCCGCTGCCGCCCCCGCCGCGGCGGCACCGGCAGCTGCCGCGAGCTAA
- a CDS encoding RcpC/CpaB family pilus assembly protein, giving the protein MPLFPRRGRTGIRYPTNTGGVGRSPGKRPPAARLAAWLNRNRRLAAALLLSAAAAVAVQQVTPAPLSTATALAAARDLAAGTAVTEADVARVQVPPGMVADGFLQDEAAAKGKQLAAPMRKGQLLSDAQLVGPGLLAGTPPGSAAVPLRMADPSSIQLVSPGQLVNVVLTSANGFDQQGPSEVLASAVPVLWTSNKGGQSGQWLGTSETDGLIVVAATAEQSSRLAGASTQGRLFFVLVGPQ; this is encoded by the coding sequence ATGCCCCTATTCCCCCGCCGTGGCCGCACCGGCATCAGGTATCCAACGAACACTGGCGGCGTCGGCCGCAGCCCCGGGAAGCGTCCGCCTGCCGCCCGGCTCGCCGCCTGGCTGAACCGCAACCGCAGGCTTGCCGCTGCCCTGCTGCTGTCAGCAGCCGCCGCTGTCGCCGTCCAGCAGGTCACCCCCGCCCCGCTCTCCACAGCTACTGCGCTGGCCGCTGCCCGCGACCTGGCCGCGGGGACAGCGGTGACCGAAGCGGACGTGGCGCGGGTCCAGGTGCCGCCCGGCATGGTCGCCGATGGCTTCCTCCAGGATGAGGCCGCCGCCAAGGGCAAGCAGCTGGCCGCGCCGATGCGGAAGGGCCAACTTTTGTCCGATGCCCAGCTGGTGGGCCCTGGGCTCCTAGCAGGTACGCCGCCGGGGTCTGCCGCTGTGCCACTGCGAATGGCTGACCCTTCGTCCATCCAACTGGTCTCCCCCGGCCAGCTGGTCAATGTGGTGCTCACATCAGCCAACGGGTTCGACCAGCAGGGTCCCTCCGAAGTATTGGCGTCCGCCGTCCCGGTACTGTGGACCTCCAACAAGGGCGGCCAGAGCGGACAATGGCTGGGTACCTCGGAGACGGATGGCCTCATCGTGGTGGCAGCCACGGCCGAACAATCATCCCGCCTGGCCGGAGCCTCCACCCAAGGCAGGCTGTTCTTTGTTTTGGTCGGCCCGCAGTGA
- a CDS encoding DUF4011 domain-containing protein: MPVWSRASRANAEKKAEVSVGQGHPEGSEELRKWLSGLKPVTGADTMLRFTKTPEGSIDLTSAHPSGLAQLMAGRRTRLSTLIRDRQQYVVAARASRNIRSKIFELANDRGIDAGYLSAGTVVWTSAVGGKPQRVSAPVMLTAISLTVRPGEDDFELQLTEQAQINPALVRHLKNIHGIVFDVNAVTRLAYSTARFDPQPVLDRLATLIRPIHGAETQHNLLVSTFADLSGNLDDPWINDSNPIVSALATAAGGEVIDVEDPDPSRFPHLDNRHPKDELLLLDADTDQQYVVDAARAGDSLVVSTPPGTGQTQTAINTIGALVDAGKTVLVVGDRRASLNEVSGHLESLGLESILFQLTGNVTAQQLKGQLVRAIVRNEKSLEPQLGNLHTTLTEHRHALMDHVASLHNVRERWGCSPYQAMQSLAELTSIHPAPATTVRLKRSVLDSIRDREELAGRLRRAAELGSFSKAATTSPWHGARLLTRKETEEAQDLVRSVAKSLPALRDRMDAVAEHAEIRLGESFAEWGEQLELLVAVRGSLDKFTPDIFDRPVTDLISATAPSAWRRERGIELTAMQRSRLRRVAKEYVRPGVHIADLHSSLVLVQEQRALWAAYATTQRHPAVPSGLAEMIAMYRSLDQELAQLGEALRHTEDGGALSTVPYAQLMERLERLVADTDTLKTLPERTLLIENMREHGLGELLADLAEREVPERSVAAELELAWWQSALEAMISGDDYLAMSDGDALRQLEAEYRLADNAHIASGAARLRWDLAERWRTAISAQPRQAALLRSLLKDGRVSLASLTAQAPELIGTLVPVWSVSPYLMTGLLPAEQHFDAVVILDAEATSLQAVLPSIARARQVIAFGDPRIATPRTFTVGVERLAAGEPAHHRVESAFTALSAVLPVWRLNVVYRAVDEDLVLQLSKNFYDGGLRRLPEGQSATGLDRSLLVEYLPDGTGLPSADHEGVESVVAEVNRVVELVFEHARLRPRTSLAVVTASLRHAARIGESIRLQLSNQPGLAGFFGAGPESFRVVDLERAQGLVRDHVIFSPGFGRTPHGRALHNFGPLSAEGGREKFALAMTRARRSLHVLTCFRPEDLDHTRLTHGAVDLYALLDREISGNTDLGTPASRAAASEQALGADPLVADLGDRLRARGARVWHQYDGAIDVVAAADPLNTMGQDDSDIPRPVAIESDGTAQYRTMSVRERSRLRPQLLERLGWRYMPLWTIEVFTDPSSCADRIAGYLGLEKMVLPGRASQSVGFLDDDVDQALNGIDSAPAAGASYLPRDSGAGRDGGGGRQEADPMTEEKKPADGRPEENGREEEMRQDENVNGQPETAADGGVPAEPAAATPASRTAPGGTGAVLPTKAAEDDARSWGDREEDHDAWLKEQKPPHWG, encoded by the coding sequence ATGCCGGTATGGTCCAGGGCGTCACGTGCAAACGCAGAAAAGAAGGCAGAAGTGTCAGTTGGTCAAGGCCACCCGGAAGGCTCCGAAGAGCTTCGTAAATGGCTCTCCGGGCTCAAACCCGTCACCGGCGCGGACACGATGCTGCGCTTCACCAAGACGCCGGAAGGTTCCATCGACCTCACTTCGGCGCACCCCTCAGGCCTCGCCCAGCTCATGGCCGGGCGCCGCACACGCCTGTCCACCCTGATTCGTGACCGGCAGCAGTATGTCGTGGCCGCCAGGGCGTCGCGCAACATCCGGTCCAAGATCTTCGAACTCGCCAACGACCGCGGCATCGATGCCGGGTACCTGTCCGCAGGCACCGTAGTGTGGACGTCCGCCGTCGGCGGCAAACCCCAGCGCGTCTCCGCTCCGGTCATGCTGACCGCCATCTCCCTCACGGTCCGGCCGGGAGAGGATGACTTCGAACTGCAACTCACCGAACAGGCCCAGATCAATCCCGCCCTGGTCCGGCACCTGAAAAACATCCACGGGATCGTTTTCGACGTCAATGCCGTGACCCGCCTGGCCTACAGCACCGCCCGGTTCGACCCCCAGCCCGTCCTGGACCGGCTGGCCACCCTTATCCGGCCCATCCACGGCGCCGAAACCCAGCACAACCTGCTGGTGTCCACCTTTGCCGACCTGTCCGGCAACCTGGACGACCCCTGGATCAACGATTCCAACCCCATCGTCTCCGCCCTGGCCACCGCTGCCGGAGGTGAAGTGATAGATGTTGAGGATCCGGACCCGTCCCGCTTCCCGCACCTGGACAACCGGCACCCCAAAGACGAACTGCTGCTGCTGGACGCCGATACGGACCAGCAGTACGTGGTCGACGCCGCCCGGGCGGGCGACTCCCTGGTGGTCAGCACCCCGCCGGGAACCGGCCAGACCCAGACCGCCATTAACACCATCGGCGCGCTGGTGGATGCCGGCAAGACGGTGCTGGTGGTGGGCGACCGCCGCGCCAGCCTCAATGAGGTCTCCGGACACCTGGAGTCGTTGGGACTGGAATCCATCCTGTTCCAGCTGACCGGAAACGTCACGGCCCAACAGCTGAAGGGCCAACTGGTCCGGGCAATCGTTCGCAACGAAAAGTCGTTGGAACCGCAGCTTGGAAACCTCCACACCACCCTGACCGAACACCGGCATGCCCTCATGGACCACGTGGCATCGCTCCACAACGTCCGCGAGCGGTGGGGCTGCTCGCCCTACCAGGCCATGCAGTCGCTTGCCGAACTCACCTCCATCCACCCTGCGCCGGCCACCACCGTCCGGCTCAAGCGAAGCGTCCTGGACAGCATCCGGGACCGTGAAGAACTGGCCGGCCGCCTCCGCCGCGCGGCCGAACTGGGCAGCTTCAGCAAGGCCGCCACCACCAGCCCGTGGCACGGCGCCAGGCTGCTGACCCGCAAGGAAACCGAGGAAGCCCAGGACCTGGTCCGCTCCGTGGCCAAGAGCCTTCCCGCCCTGCGCGACCGCATGGACGCCGTAGCGGAGCACGCCGAAATCCGACTGGGCGAATCCTTCGCCGAGTGGGGCGAACAGCTTGAACTGCTGGTGGCCGTCCGCGGCAGCCTGGACAAGTTCACCCCTGACATCTTCGACCGGCCGGTGACCGACCTCATCTCCGCCACGGCGCCGTCCGCCTGGCGGCGTGAGCGCGGCATTGAACTGACCGCCATGCAGCGTTCCAGGCTGCGCCGGGTGGCCAAGGAGTACGTCCGTCCGGGTGTCCACATCGCCGACCTGCACTCGTCCCTGGTGCTGGTCCAGGAACAGCGTGCCCTCTGGGCGGCCTACGCCACTACGCAGCGCCATCCCGCTGTTCCCTCAGGCCTGGCCGAGATGATTGCCATGTACCGGTCCCTTGACCAGGAGCTGGCACAGCTAGGCGAGGCACTGCGGCACACGGAGGACGGCGGGGCACTTTCCACCGTTCCCTACGCGCAGCTGATGGAGCGCCTGGAACGCCTGGTAGCGGACACCGACACGCTCAAGACGCTGCCCGAACGCACGCTCCTCATCGAGAACATGCGCGAACACGGGCTGGGTGAACTTCTTGCCGACCTCGCCGAACGGGAAGTTCCGGAACGATCCGTCGCCGCGGAGCTGGAGCTGGCCTGGTGGCAGTCCGCCCTGGAAGCGATGATCAGCGGCGACGACTATCTGGCCATGTCCGACGGCGATGCCCTCCGCCAGCTCGAGGCAGAGTACCGGCTGGCTGACAACGCGCATATTGCCAGCGGCGCCGCCCGGTTGCGGTGGGACCTCGCGGAACGGTGGCGCACAGCCATCTCTGCCCAGCCGCGCCAGGCAGCCCTCCTGCGCAGCCTGCTCAAGGACGGCCGGGTTTCCCTGGCGTCCCTGACTGCCCAGGCACCGGAGCTGATAGGCACCTTGGTTCCGGTGTGGTCGGTCAGCCCCTACCTGATGACCGGACTGCTACCGGCCGAACAGCACTTTGACGCCGTCGTCATCCTTGACGCCGAGGCCACTTCGCTGCAGGCTGTCCTGCCCTCCATTGCCCGGGCACGGCAGGTGATTGCGTTCGGCGATCCCCGCATTGCCACGCCGCGGACGTTCACGGTAGGGGTGGAGCGGCTGGCCGCCGGAGAGCCCGCCCATCACCGCGTCGAGAGCGCATTCACCGCGCTCTCTGCAGTGCTGCCGGTGTGGCGGCTCAACGTGGTGTACCGGGCAGTGGACGAGGACCTGGTCCTGCAGCTCAGCAAGAATTTTTACGACGGCGGCCTGCGACGTCTGCCCGAAGGCCAGTCAGCCACGGGCTTGGACCGGTCCCTGCTGGTGGAATACCTGCCGGACGGCACCGGCCTTCCCAGCGCTGACCACGAGGGTGTGGAGTCCGTGGTGGCGGAGGTCAACAGGGTAGTGGAGCTGGTGTTCGAACACGCCCGCCTGCGTCCGCGGACCTCCCTGGCGGTCGTTACCGCCAGCCTGCGGCACGCCGCCAGGATCGGCGAGTCCATCAGGCTGCAGCTGTCCAACCAGCCGGGCCTGGCCGGGTTCTTCGGCGCCGGCCCGGAGTCCTTCCGCGTGGTGGACCTGGAACGCGCCCAGGGCCTGGTCCGCGACCACGTCATCTTCTCGCCCGGATTCGGGCGGACCCCGCACGGCCGTGCGCTCCACAACTTTGGGCCGCTGTCCGCTGAAGGCGGCCGGGAGAAGTTCGCCCTGGCCATGACCCGGGCCCGCCGTTCCCTGCACGTGCTCACCTGCTTCCGGCCCGAAGACCTGGACCACACCCGGCTTACCCACGGCGCGGTGGACCTGTATGCGCTTTTGGACCGGGAAATCTCCGGCAATACTGACCTCGGTACCCCCGCGTCCCGTGCTGCGGCCAGTGAACAGGCACTTGGCGCGGACCCGTTGGTGGCGGACCTGGGCGACCGTTTGCGCGCCCGTGGCGCCAGGGTCTGGCACCAATACGACGGTGCCATTGACGTGGTTGCGGCCGCGGACCCCCTGAACACGATGGGCCAGGATGATTCCGACATTCCGCGGCCCGTAGCGATCGAGTCCGACGGAACTGCGCAGTACCGCACCATGAGCGTGCGTGAGCGCAGCAGGCTGCGCCCGCAACTGCTGGAACGCCTCGGCTGGCGGTACATGCCTCTGTGGACCATCGAGGTCTTCACGGACCCCTCGTCCTGCGCGGACCGCATTGCCGGCTACCTGGGCCTGGAAAAGATGGTGCTTCCGGGCCGCGCCAGCCAGTCCGTGGGGTTCCTTGACGACGACGTTGACCAGGCGCTCAATGGAATTGATTCTGCGCCGGCCGCGGGGGCTTCCTACCTGCCCCGGGATTCCGGCGCAGGACGGGACGGCGGCGGTGGACGCCAGGAGGCGGACCCCATGACTGAGGAAAAGAAGCCTGCAGACGGCAGGCCTGAGGAAAACGGCCGCGAGGAAGAGATGCGCCAGGACGAGAACGTGAACGGGCAGCCGGAAACAGCAGCTGATGGCGGAGTCCCTGCGGAGCCGGCCGCAGCCACCCCAGCGTCCCGGACGGCTCCGGGTGGTACCGGGGCGGTCCTCCCCACCAAGGCCGCGGAGGACGATGCCCGCAGCTGGGGTGACCGCGAGGAGGACCACGACGCGTGGCTGAAGGAACAGAAGCCGCCGCACTGGGGCTGA
- the guaA gene encoding glutamine-hydrolyzing GMP synthase — MTTPTASQTSQKPVLVVDYGAQYAQLIARRVREANVYSEVVPHTWSTEQLLAKNPAAIILSGGPSSVYADGAPSVGADLFEAGVPVFGICYGFQAMANALGGKVDKTGLREYGSTETTILGEGRSVLEGMPQHQKTWMSHGDSVHRAPEGFEVLATTAGAEVAAFANEEKGLFGVQWHPEVKHSAYGQQVLENFLFNCAKIEPNWTTGNILEEQVERIRRQIGDARVICGLSGGVDSAVAAALVQRAVGDQLTCVFVDHGLLREGEAEQVERDFVAATGVKLYVANEQERFLSALAGVSDPETKRKIIGREFIRAFEEAELAIIAEAAAHGEKIKFLVQGTLYPDVVESGGGEGAANIKSHHNVGGLPEDLQFELVEPLRALFKDEVRAVGAQLGLPQEIVGRQPFPGPGLGIRIVGDITKERLELLRKADAIARAELTAAGLDNEVWQMPVVLLAEVRSVGVMGDGRTYGHPIVLRPVSSEDAMTADWSRLPYDLLARISNRITNEVDGVNRVVLDVTSKPPGTIEWE, encoded by the coding sequence GTGACTACTCCCACTGCATCCCAGACTTCCCAGAAGCCGGTGCTGGTTGTTGATTACGGTGCCCAGTACGCGCAGCTGATTGCCCGCCGCGTCAGGGAAGCGAACGTGTATTCGGAAGTGGTTCCGCATACCTGGTCCACCGAGCAGCTCCTGGCCAAGAATCCCGCCGCCATCATCCTTTCCGGCGGACCTTCCAGCGTCTATGCCGACGGCGCCCCCAGCGTGGGTGCCGACCTCTTCGAAGCGGGTGTTCCCGTCTTTGGCATCTGCTATGGCTTCCAGGCCATGGCCAACGCCCTGGGCGGCAAGGTGGACAAGACCGGGCTGCGGGAGTACGGATCCACGGAAACCACCATCCTGGGCGAGGGGCGCTCCGTGCTGGAGGGCATGCCCCAGCACCAGAAGACCTGGATGAGCCACGGCGACTCCGTCCACCGGGCGCCGGAAGGCTTCGAAGTCCTGGCCACGACGGCGGGCGCGGAAGTGGCCGCTTTCGCCAACGAGGAAAAGGGCCTCTTCGGTGTGCAGTGGCACCCTGAGGTCAAGCACTCCGCCTACGGCCAGCAGGTGCTCGAAAACTTCCTGTTCAACTGCGCCAAGATCGAACCCAACTGGACCACCGGCAACATCCTCGAAGAACAGGTGGAGCGCATCCGCCGGCAGATCGGGGATGCCCGTGTCATTTGCGGCCTCTCCGGCGGCGTCGATTCCGCCGTGGCGGCAGCCCTGGTCCAGCGCGCTGTGGGCGACCAGCTCACTTGCGTGTTTGTGGACCACGGCCTCCTGCGCGAAGGCGAAGCCGAACAGGTGGAGCGCGACTTCGTGGCCGCCACCGGCGTGAAGCTGTACGTGGCCAACGAACAGGAACGCTTCCTGTCCGCGCTGGCCGGCGTCAGCGATCCCGAGACCAAGCGCAAGATCATTGGCCGGGAGTTCATCCGCGCCTTCGAAGAAGCAGAACTGGCCATCATCGCCGAGGCCGCAGCCCACGGCGAGAAGATCAAGTTCCTGGTCCAGGGCACGCTTTACCCGGACGTCGTCGAATCCGGCGGCGGCGAAGGTGCAGCCAACATCAAGAGCCACCACAATGTGGGCGGCCTCCCTGAGGACCTGCAGTTCGAGCTCGTTGAGCCGCTGCGCGCACTGTTCAAAGATGAGGTCCGTGCCGTGGGCGCCCAGCTCGGCCTGCCGCAGGAAATTGTCGGCCGCCAGCCGTTCCCCGGCCCAGGCCTCGGCATCCGGATCGTCGGCGACATCACCAAGGAGCGGCTGGAACTGCTCCGCAAGGCCGACGCCATCGCCCGCGCCGAACTGACCGCAGCCGGGCTGGACAACGAAGTATGGCAGATGCCCGTGGTCCTGCTCGCGGAGGTCCGCAGCGTGGGCGTCATGGGCGACGGCCGCACCTACGGCCACCCCATCGTGCTCCGTCCGGTGTCCTCCGAAGACGCGATGACCGCCGACTGGTCACGCCTGCCGTACGACCTGCTGGCCCGCATCTCCAACCGGATCACCAACGAGGTTGACGGCGTCAACCGGGTGGTGCTGGACGTTACCAGCAAGCCGCCGGGAACCATCGAGTGGGAATAG
- a CDS encoding DUF3817 domain-containing protein has translation MIDPKPATPSSQASGKSSGKKRRFGGTEAQIRSALKFYKVMAYLTGTMLLLLCAELVARYGFGQYLFAGGTNAVTGHPFGFGFADAEPAGVLNGMNVSVTVLIVHGWMYVVYLISNFRLWSLMRWPFLKLVLLALGGVVPFLSFIVEKKFHAEVEAELAANPQAPQRY, from the coding sequence ATGATTGATCCGAAACCGGCCACCCCCTCATCGCAGGCCTCCGGCAAGAGCTCCGGGAAGAAACGCCGTTTCGGCGGTACCGAGGCCCAGATCCGGTCGGCCCTGAAGTTCTACAAGGTCATGGCCTACCTCACCGGCACCATGCTCCTGCTGCTGTGTGCGGAACTGGTGGCACGCTACGGCTTCGGGCAGTACCTGTTCGCCGGGGGGACCAACGCGGTGACCGGGCACCCGTTCGGCTTCGGGTTTGCCGACGCCGAACCGGCGGGGGTGCTCAACGGCATGAACGTCTCCGTCACCGTGCTGATCGTCCACGGCTGGATGTACGTTGTGTACCTGATCTCGAACTTCCGGCTCTGGTCCCTGATGCGCTGGCCGTTCCTGAAACTTGTCCTGCTGGCACTGGGCGGCGTGGTGCCGTTCCTGTCCTTCATCGTCGAAAAGAAGTTCCACGCCGAGGTGGAGGCCGAGCTGGCCGCCAACCCGCAGGCACCTCAGCGCTACTGA
- a CDS encoding SURF1 family protein, producing the protein MWKTALKPRWIAGFIFAIALSGVFVLLSQWQFGRSTQPEVPVNPATEQVQPLTTTLQPGEFFHGSVADQMVTAQGTYSPDKQVLVPGRLHDGKTGYWVVSAFAVKDAPALAGAGASPQTWIPVARGWVAEPGDAAAPPSGLVELTGRLLPSEAPVAGKAPKAGEASAVSVAELINYWEVSSYPGFVSATAEVVGGQDVSASAVPGNLLPLDIGPQPPAQHINWLNLFYSIEWVVFAGFALFIWWRLVKDDYHRDLEEALDDADDDGHDEQHQLPQQAKQHQQPDQHQQKVQP; encoded by the coding sequence GTGTGGAAAACAGCCCTTAAGCCCCGATGGATCGCAGGCTTTATCTTCGCGATCGCTCTCTCCGGGGTCTTCGTGCTGCTGAGCCAGTGGCAGTTCGGCCGCTCCACCCAGCCCGAGGTTCCGGTCAACCCCGCCACTGAACAGGTACAGCCACTCACCACCACCCTGCAGCCGGGTGAATTCTTCCACGGCAGCGTTGCCGACCAAATGGTCACCGCGCAGGGGACGTACAGCCCGGACAAGCAGGTCCTGGTTCCCGGCAGGCTCCACGACGGCAAGACCGGCTACTGGGTCGTTTCAGCCTTCGCCGTCAAAGATGCCCCGGCCCTGGCCGGTGCAGGCGCCTCACCGCAGACCTGGATCCCGGTGGCACGCGGGTGGGTCGCGGAACCCGGGGACGCGGCAGCACCGCCGTCGGGCCTTGTTGAACTGACCGGGCGGCTGCTGCCGTCCGAAGCGCCGGTGGCCGGGAAAGCACCCAAAGCGGGGGAGGCCTCCGCCGTCTCCGTGGCGGAACTCATCAACTACTGGGAGGTGAGCAGCTATCCCGGCTTCGTCTCCGCCACCGCAGAGGTGGTGGGCGGCCAGGATGTGAGCGCCTCCGCGGTGCCAGGGAACCTCCTTCCATTGGACATCGGACCCCAGCCGCCCGCCCAGCACATCAACTGGCTCAACCTCTTCTACTCCATCGAGTGGGTTGTCTTCGCCGGCTTCGCGCTTTTCATCTGGTGGCGCCTGGTCAAGGATGACTACCACCGGGACCTCGAGGAGGCCCTTGACGACGCCGACGATGACGGGCACGACGAACAGCACCAGCTTCCACAGCAGGCCAAACAGCACCAGCAGCCTGACCAGCACCAGCAGAAGGTACAGCCATGA
- a CDS encoding PTS sugar transporter subunit IIA yields the protein MAEPLDPYDAHLTTADMVILEMEAKDKTDATNQLAERLYAAGRISDLDGFLKNVNAREHQLATGLPGGIGLPHARSEFVSQTSIAVGIAKYGHALDFGAADGPATVILLIATPASSFSDHLEVLATLARSLSKESFRESLRRAYDAEVIAELINSSLVFFDH from the coding sequence TTGGCGGAACCACTGGACCCGTATGACGCCCACCTGACCACCGCCGACATGGTGATCCTGGAAATGGAGGCGAAGGACAAGACCGACGCCACCAACCAACTGGCAGAGCGGCTCTACGCCGCCGGGCGGATCTCGGATCTTGACGGGTTCCTGAAGAACGTCAACGCCCGGGAGCATCAGCTGGCCACGGGGCTCCCGGGCGGCATCGGGCTGCCGCATGCCCGCAGCGAGTTCGTATCGCAAACCTCCATCGCCGTCGGCATTGCCAAGTACGGCCACGCGCTGGATTTCGGAGCCGCCGACGGCCCCGCCACGGTCATCCTGCTGATCGCCACCCCGGCCAGCTCGTTCTCCGACCATCTGGAAGTCCTGGCCACCCTGGCCCGGTCACTCTCCAAGGAGTCATTCCGCGAGTCGCTTCGGCGTGCCTATGACGCAGAAGTAATCGCCGAGCTCATCAACTCCAGCCTGGTGTTCTTCGACCACTAG